The following coding sequences are from one Streptomyces sp. NBC_01232 window:
- a CDS encoding alpha/beta hydrolase, translating into MTQTPPAEIDIADMTWPPPPYRSPVPPVTGTDGVRRFDGITYATTPGYRPRLLDVQVPAGEGPFPAIVWIHGGGWLDGDRRYPPPTVPADLLHGSVLSAGIALVSIDYRHSLEAPFPAQLHDVKAAIRYVRTFADALGIDPDRIGVWGESAGGHLAALAGVVGPGSPQGAALEGTQGVGSGDTAVRAVVDWYGVSDLVALAGHPMPAMPGAEFPDPYEALLGAGVDERPDLARAASPVTYAPGSNPPPFLLVHGTRDGLVPYSQSEVLAEALNSAGGEVTLQPVEGADHIFLGSPDIPAIVEESVAFLARHLGAGA; encoded by the coding sequence CCCGCCGAGATCGACATCGCCGACATGACCTGGCCGCCCCCGCCCTACCGGTCCCCCGTACCGCCGGTGACGGGCACGGACGGCGTGCGGCGCTTCGACGGGATCACCTACGCGACCACGCCCGGCTACCGGCCCCGGCTGCTCGACGTGCAGGTGCCCGCCGGCGAGGGCCCGTTCCCCGCGATCGTCTGGATCCACGGCGGCGGCTGGCTGGACGGCGACCGCCGCTACCCGCCGCCGACCGTGCCCGCCGACCTGCTCCACGGGTCGGTGCTGTCGGCCGGGATCGCCCTGGTCTCCATCGACTACCGGCACAGCCTCGAAGCACCGTTCCCGGCCCAGCTGCACGACGTGAAGGCGGCCATCCGCTACGTCCGCACCTTCGCCGACGCCCTCGGCATCGACCCGGACCGGATCGGAGTCTGGGGCGAGTCCGCGGGCGGGCACCTGGCCGCCCTCGCCGGCGTCGTCGGCCCCGGCAGCCCCCAGGGCGCCGCGCTCGAGGGCACACAGGGCGTCGGCTCCGGCGACACCGCGGTCCGCGCGGTCGTCGACTGGTACGGCGTCTCCGACCTCGTCGCCCTCGCCGGGCACCCCATGCCGGCCATGCCCGGTGCGGAATTCCCGGACCCCTACGAGGCCCTGCTGGGCGCCGGTGTGGACGAGCGGCCGGACCTGGCCCGGGCCGCGAGCCCGGTGACGTACGCCCCCGGCTCGAACCCGCCGCCGTTCCTGCTGGTGCACGGGACCCGGGACGGCCTGGTCCCGTACAGCCAGAGCGAGGTCCTGGCCGAGGCACTCAACAGCGCCGGGGGCGAGGTCACGCTGCAGCCCGTGGAGGGTGCGGACCACATCTTCCTCGGCTCCCCGGACATCCCCGCGATCGTCGAGGAGAGCGTGGCCTTCCTGGCCCGGCACCTCGGCGCGGGGGCCTGA
- a CDS encoding phosphatase PAP2 family protein, with product MSGIPTTTPHDRPHRPDRPHRSGSGAPRSRGLLVTGLLLLAAAVLTAVVVRSDVADPPFQGLDDGWLIWMGGPHEGLYQAAATVLDLFGGPVGALLPLSLLALLLFRRRWVSAGFLLAAYLGGNMLVVQGLKHLVDRPRPADPLVRVDHGSFPSGHAATGALLVVVIGVLLVPAARRRAWWIGGTAFALAMMWSRTWLHAHWLSDTVAGAAVGAGVGLVAWWLFQPALARERARAHDRRGAAAGAGTGTTAA from the coding sequence ATGTCCGGCATCCCCACCACCACCCCGCACGACAGACCCCACAGACCCGACCGACCGCACCGCTCCGGGTCCGGGGCTCCGCGCAGCCGCGGCCTCCTCGTCACGGGCCTCCTGCTCCTGGCGGCAGCCGTACTGACGGCCGTCGTCGTCCGCTCCGACGTGGCGGACCCGCCCTTCCAGGGGCTGGACGACGGCTGGCTGATCTGGATGGGCGGACCCCACGAAGGGCTGTACCAGGCTGCCGCCACGGTGCTGGACCTGTTCGGCGGGCCCGTCGGCGCCCTCCTCCCGCTCTCCCTGCTGGCCCTGCTGCTCTTCCGGCGGCGCTGGGTCTCGGCCGGCTTCCTGCTCGCCGCCTACCTGGGCGGCAACATGCTGGTCGTCCAGGGCCTCAAGCACCTGGTGGACCGGCCGCGCCCGGCCGATCCGCTGGTCCGGGTCGACCACGGCTCCTTCCCGTCCGGACACGCGGCCACGGGTGCGCTGCTGGTCGTCGTCATCGGGGTGCTGCTGGTCCCGGCGGCCCGGCGGCGGGCGTGGTGGATCGGGGGCACGGCCTTCGCGCTGGCCATGATGTGGAGCCGTACCTGGCTGCACGCGCACTGGCTCAGCGACACGGTGGCCGGGGCCGCGGTGGGCGCGGGGGTGGGGCTGGTGGCGTGGTGGCTCTTCCAGCCGGCGCTCGCCCGGGAACGTGCCCGCGCCCACGACCGCCGGGGGGCGGCCGCGGGCGCGGGCACGGGCACCACTGCCGCGTGA
- a CDS encoding LacI family DNA-binding transcriptional regulator, giving the protein MAKDTHVPASITSADVARLAGVSRATVSFVLNDTQGHRVSASTRARVLDAAKQLGYVPHAAARSLRAGRSNLVLMPASISAIGRLVSDWVDDLHSELDRFGYTAVLHAGRFADPLDAARAWAELRPAAVVALDGDRFTAQAAEVLGRAGVRGLLAFAAHPVEGVHTIGFDHTHIGATAAEHLIARGRTRIGVVMPQERGLGTLAEPRLAGAESVAARHMATVTPVELAYTRESASALARRWRGLGLDAAFTYNDEYAALLLHALQAEGISVPDEVALVGCDDLVLSTLQQPALTTVRLDMPSAAQIADAVHELIETGTATPVPAVTPVLVHRLTS; this is encoded by the coding sequence ATGGCCAAAGACACACACGTCCCGGCATCCATCACCAGCGCCGACGTGGCCCGCCTCGCCGGGGTCTCGCGCGCCACGGTCTCCTTCGTCCTCAACGACACCCAGGGCCACCGGGTCAGCGCGAGCACCCGCGCCCGGGTGCTCGACGCCGCCAAGCAGCTCGGCTACGTACCGCACGCCGCCGCCCGGTCCCTGCGCGCCGGCCGCAGCAACCTCGTCCTGATGCCCGCGTCGATCTCCGCGATCGGCCGCCTCGTCAGCGACTGGGTCGACGACCTGCACAGCGAGCTGGACCGCTTCGGCTACACGGCCGTGCTGCACGCGGGCCGCTTCGCCGACCCCCTCGACGCCGCCCGGGCCTGGGCCGAACTGCGCCCCGCGGCCGTCGTCGCCCTGGACGGCGACCGCTTCACGGCCCAGGCGGCCGAGGTACTGGGCCGTGCCGGGGTGCGCGGCCTGCTGGCCTTCGCGGCCCACCCCGTCGAGGGGGTGCACACCATCGGTTTCGACCACACCCACATCGGTGCCACCGCGGCCGAGCACCTCATCGCGCGAGGCCGCACCAGGATCGGCGTCGTCATGCCCCAGGAGCGCGGCCTCGGCACCCTCGCCGAGCCGCGCCTCGCGGGCGCCGAGTCGGTCGCGGCCCGGCACATGGCCACCGTCACCCCGGTGGAGCTGGCCTACACGCGGGAGTCGGCGAGCGCCCTGGCGCGGCGGTGGCGCGGCCTCGGCCTCGACGCCGCCTTCACGTACAACGACGAGTACGCAGCCCTGCTGCTGCACGCGCTCCAGGCCGAGGGGATCTCCGTGCCGGACGAGGTGGCCCTGGTCGGCTGTGACGACCTCGTCCTCTCCACGCTCCAGCAGCCCGCCCTCACCACGGTCCGGCTGGACATGCCGTCGGCCGCGCAGATCGCGGACGCCGTGCACGAGCTGATCGAAACCGGCACGGCGACTCCGGTGCCGGCCGTGACCCCCGTCCTGGTCCACCGCCTGACCTCGTGA
- a CDS encoding carboxylesterase/lipase family protein has translation MPHPPGQDRTVVDLPAGRLRGATEGGVTVFRAVPYAAPPVGDLRWRPAQPHAGWSGTRDATTDGPSAPQMYMEGGDPVLGGHGSPPFDEDCLTLNLWTPAVDAGRRPVLIWIHGGGFVSGSGSLPTYSGDTFARDGDLVVVSINYRIGPLGYLYTGEGDEGGEGAAGGNFWLTDQLAALRWVKENIASFGGDPDCITVAGQSGGAVSTAALAGHPQAAGLIGRVILQSPPFGLDLPRPDAYLERTAAYLELAGAEDLDRLRTLPWPELIGAGAGLFAQTVRWGYWPTPFLPVIDGVTLAGHPAEALLGGAAAGIDVMIGWTREEANFGFALDEGYAGATREEVTDRIGDTFGKEAAESVYAAYERARPGARPADVLMDLITDELFRVPALRLAEARAESGHPVWAYQFDLPTPAHEGRLGAAHCLELPFVFDNFAQWSHAPFLAGLAPAVRDGLAYAMHRAWIAFVRTGDPNHPDLPQWRRYETPSRTTMRFDSVVTALDDLAGPSRLLHTPAS, from the coding sequence ATGCCTCACCCCCCTGGCCAGGACCGGACGGTGGTGGACCTGCCCGCAGGCCGCCTGCGCGGCGCGACCGAGGGCGGCGTCACGGTCTTCCGTGCCGTGCCCTACGCCGCCCCACCGGTCGGTGACCTGCGCTGGAGGCCCGCGCAGCCGCACGCCGGCTGGAGCGGCACGCGGGACGCCACCACCGACGGCCCGAGCGCGCCGCAGATGTACATGGAAGGCGGCGACCCGGTGCTCGGCGGCCACGGGTCGCCCCCCTTCGACGAGGACTGCCTCACCCTCAACCTCTGGACGCCGGCCGTCGACGCCGGCCGGCGTCCGGTGCTGATCTGGATCCACGGCGGCGGCTTCGTCTCCGGATCCGGCTCGCTGCCCACCTACTCCGGTGACACCTTCGCCCGCGACGGCGACCTCGTCGTCGTGAGTATCAACTACCGCATAGGGCCGCTCGGTTACCTCTATACGGGAGAGGGCGACGAGGGGGGCGAGGGCGCTGCGGGCGGGAACTTCTGGCTCACCGACCAGCTGGCCGCCCTGCGCTGGGTGAAGGAGAACATCGCCTCCTTCGGCGGCGACCCGGACTGCATCACGGTCGCGGGGCAGTCCGGCGGCGCGGTCTCCACCGCGGCCCTGGCCGGTCACCCGCAGGCCGCCGGCCTGATCGGGCGGGTGATCCTGCAGAGCCCGCCCTTCGGCCTGGACCTCCCGCGCCCGGACGCGTACCTCGAGCGCACGGCCGCCTACCTGGAACTGGCCGGCGCCGAGGACCTGGACCGGCTGCGCACGCTTCCCTGGCCCGAGCTGATCGGGGCGGGCGCGGGGCTGTTCGCGCAGACCGTGCGGTGGGGGTACTGGCCGACGCCCTTCCTGCCCGTGATCGACGGAGTCACCCTCGCCGGTCACCCCGCCGAGGCCCTGCTGGGCGGAGCGGCGGCCGGCATCGACGTCATGATCGGCTGGACGCGCGAGGAGGCCAACTTCGGGTTCGCCCTCGACGAGGGCTACGCCGGCGCCACCCGGGAGGAGGTGACCGACCGCATCGGGGACACCTTCGGGAAGGAAGCCGCCGAGAGCGTGTACGCGGCGTACGAGCGGGCCCGGCCCGGCGCCCGTCCGGCCGACGTCCTCATGGACCTCATCACCGACGAGCTCTTCCGAGTGCCGGCGCTGCGGCTGGCCGAGGCACGCGCCGAGTCGGGCCATCCCGTATGGGCCTACCAGTTCGACCTTCCCACGCCCGCCCACGAGGGCCGGCTCGGGGCCGCGCACTGCCTCGAACTGCCCTTCGTCTTCGACAACTTCGCCCAGTGGTCGCACGCCCCCTTCCTGGCCGGCCTCGCCCCCGCCGTCCGGGACGGCCTCGCGTACGCCATGCACCGGGCCTGGATCGCCTTCGTCCGCACCGGCGACCCCAATCACCCCGACCTGCCGCAGTGGCGGCGGTACGAAACGCCGTCCCGCACCACGATGCGCTTCGACTCGGTGGTGACCGCCCTCGACGACCTCGCGGGACCCTCCAGGCTCCTGCACACCCCCGCCTCTTGA
- a CDS encoding phosphatase PAP2 family protein yields MFPSPSSVPPSRPPRQVAPPRHHLPAAPPRHALGAGIALLLLAFLVGLLLRLDRQPFFQGLDDRWAASLNDSAAAESGELGAFSTVLDRLGGPLGMVLPLLVIGCLCVYGRWRSGLFVFSVTVVANLVVLLPMKQLADRPRPPHPWVLVSDGSYPSGQVFSAVALVVAVAVVVFPPRARRWWWAFGASYVLAMMGNRTWLHAQWLSDTFAGAVVGVGTCMVVWRIFASLLDVEAERMAANSLWL; encoded by the coding sequence ATGTTCCCTTCGCCCTCCTCCGTGCCGCCGTCCCGGCCACCCCGGCAGGTCGCCCCGCCCCGCCATCACCTTCCGGCGGCCCCGCCGCGCCACGCGCTCGGAGCCGGGATCGCCCTCCTGCTCCTGGCGTTCCTGGTCGGACTGCTGCTCCGACTCGACCGGCAGCCGTTCTTCCAGGGGCTCGACGACCGCTGGGCAGCGTCCCTGAACGACTCCGCCGCCGCGGAATCCGGTGAGCTGGGCGCATTCAGCACCGTCCTCGACCGGCTCGGCGGCCCGCTCGGCATGGTCCTGCCGCTCCTGGTGATCGGCTGCCTGTGCGTCTACGGGCGCTGGCGCTCGGGGCTGTTCGTCTTCTCGGTCACCGTCGTCGCCAACCTCGTGGTGCTCCTGCCCATGAAGCAGCTGGCCGACCGGCCGCGCCCGCCGCACCCGTGGGTCCTGGTCAGTGACGGTTCGTACCCGTCCGGGCAGGTGTTCAGCGCGGTGGCGCTCGTGGTCGCCGTAGCGGTGGTGGTGTTCCCGCCGCGTGCGCGACGCTGGTGGTGGGCGTTCGGGGCCTCGTACGTACTCGCGATGATGGGGAACCGGACGTGGCTCCACGCCCAGTGGCTCAGCGACACCTTCGCCGGCGCTGTCGTCGGCGTCGGAACCTGCATGGTGGTGTGGCGGATCTTCGCGTCGTTGCTGGATGTGGAGGCGGAGCGGATGGCCGCGAACAGCCTGTGGCTGTGA
- a CDS encoding MFS transporter, producing MATPEVVEPVEPSVPPTGETAPRRGLLPLLLVSNSAMMALYMGVGSVLLPTQIAAIAPDDKVAVLGLIGGVSAVFATAFNPIAGALSDRSGRRNPWILGGGLASFVLLAVLGGATTALLVGIGWCLIQATMNVYQAAVTAIVPDRIPAARRGTASALVGLGLPIGGTVGVLIASQTADHLRTGYLILGAIVAGSALLLSLFCRDVARTGPAVAAPAKPRGAQLAAFLSALANHDFRWAFIGRALMVLGYFSVVGYQLYILGDHITLPGGLTPPAAMAVLTPVSMIAMAVSTVVGGLLSDRWNRRKVFVGVSAALAGLVMVVPVISPTWTGMLVFSTLNGLAFGCFMAVDTALVTLVLPRAEDAARDMGVLNIANAGPQIIAPFVASAVVTGLGGYTPLFLVGGALSLIGALAILPIRSVR from the coding sequence ATGGCCACGCCCGAAGTCGTCGAACCAGTCGAACCCTCCGTTCCCCCGACCGGGGAGACCGCCCCCCGGCGTGGTCTCCTGCCCCTGCTCCTGGTCTCCAACTCGGCGATGATGGCGCTCTACATGGGTGTCGGCTCCGTCCTGCTGCCGACCCAGATCGCCGCGATCGCGCCCGACGACAAGGTCGCCGTACTCGGCCTGATCGGCGGCGTCAGCGCGGTCTTCGCCACCGCCTTCAATCCCATCGCCGGCGCCCTCTCCGACCGCAGCGGACGCCGCAACCCCTGGATCCTGGGCGGCGGTCTGGCCTCGTTCGTCCTGCTGGCCGTGCTCGGCGGTGCGACCACCGCGCTGCTGGTCGGCATCGGCTGGTGCCTGATCCAGGCGACCATGAACGTCTATCAGGCGGCCGTCACCGCCATCGTGCCCGACCGGATCCCCGCCGCCCGCCGCGGCACCGCGTCCGCTCTGGTCGGTCTCGGTCTGCCCATCGGCGGTACGGTCGGCGTCCTCATCGCCTCCCAGACCGCGGACCACCTGCGCACCGGCTACCTGATACTCGGCGCGATCGTCGCCGGGTCCGCCCTGCTGCTCAGCCTCTTCTGCCGGGACGTTGCGCGCACCGGGCCCGCCGTCGCGGCGCCCGCCAAACCGCGGGGCGCCCAACTGGCCGCATTCCTCTCGGCCCTGGCCAACCACGACTTCCGCTGGGCCTTCATCGGCCGGGCCCTGATGGTCCTCGGCTACTTCTCCGTCGTCGGCTACCAGCTGTACATCCTCGGCGACCACATCACGCTGCCCGGCGGGCTGACCCCGCCCGCCGCCATGGCCGTCCTCACCCCGGTGTCGATGATCGCGATGGCCGTCTCCACCGTGGTCGGCGGTCTGCTGTCCGACCGCTGGAACCGCCGCAAGGTGTTCGTCGGCGTGTCCGCCGCCCTCGCCGGGCTCGTCATGGTGGTCCCGGTCATCAGCCCGACCTGGACCGGCATGCTCGTCTTCAGCACGCTCAACGGACTCGCCTTCGGCTGCTTCATGGCCGTCGACACCGCGCTCGTCACCCTGGTCCTCCCGCGGGCCGAGGACGCCGCCCGCGACATGGGCGTGCTGAACATCGCGAACGCCGGACCGCAGATCATCGCCCCCTTCGTCGCCTCGGCCGTCGTCACGGGGCTGGGCGGCTACACCCCGCTCTTCCTCGTCGGCGGAGCCCTCTCCCTGATCGGCGCGCTCGCCATCCTCCCGATCCGCAGCGTGCGCTGA
- the surE gene encoding 5'/3'-nucleotidase SurE: protein MRRKRVLPLAALLLCTPALAGTAPAVAAPQAAPAGPLRILLTNDDGYNAPGIRKAFERLTAAGHDVTIVAPLTNQSGTGTKMMSAPSITVKHPEPKVWAVDGTPGDSVAFGLAEVFAGDAPDLVVSGTNFGPNVAGLATHSGTVGGAVAALEHGVPAIALSTGGVAAPDPVTTVNAMGPTVDFTVKLIDRLRARARSGPLLPHGVGLNINHPVVGADGKGTAAGVSSTFQDPQTLLEPDFTDAGDGTWKLTVKVDLRPAAKGSDIEAVTAGRIAVSPMSPNWNTGPVDHALTSALIAGLRP from the coding sequence GTGAGACGCAAGCGAGTTCTGCCGCTGGCCGCCCTGCTGCTGTGCACGCCCGCTCTGGCCGGCACGGCACCCGCGGTCGCCGCGCCGCAGGCCGCGCCCGCCGGCCCGTTGCGGATCCTGCTCACCAACGACGACGGCTACAACGCGCCGGGCATCCGCAAGGCCTTCGAGCGGCTGACCGCCGCCGGGCACGACGTCACGATCGTCGCCCCGCTCACCAACCAGAGCGGCACCGGCACGAAGATGATGAGTGCCCCGTCGATCACGGTGAAGCACCCCGAGCCCAAGGTCTGGGCCGTCGACGGCACCCCGGGCGACTCCGTCGCCTTCGGCCTGGCCGAGGTCTTCGCCGGGGACGCCCCCGACCTGGTCGTCTCGGGCACCAACTTCGGCCCGAACGTCGCCGGTCTCGCCACCCACTCCGGTACGGTCGGCGGCGCCGTCGCCGCGCTGGAGCACGGCGTACCGGCCATCGCGCTGAGCACCGGGGGCGTCGCCGCACCCGACCCGGTCACCACGGTCAACGCGATGGGCCCGACGGTCGACTTCACCGTCAAGCTGATCGACCGGCTGCGGGCGCGGGCCCGCTCCGGGCCGCTGCTGCCCCACGGCGTCGGCCTGAACATCAACCACCCGGTGGTCGGAGCCGACGGCAAGGGTACGGCCGCGGGTGTGTCCTCGACCTTCCAGGATCCGCAGACCCTGCTCGAACCGGACTTCACCGATGCGGGCGACGGCACCTGGAAGCTGACGGTCAAGGTGGACCTGCGGCCCGCGGCCAAGGGCAGTGACATCGAAGCCGTGACCGCAGGCCGGATCGCCGTGAGCCCCATGAGCCCCAACTGGAACACCGGCCCGGTCGACCACGCCCTGACCTCCGCGCTGATCGCCGGACTGCGTCCCTGA
- a CDS encoding carboxylesterase/lipase family protein yields the protein MKRPGKRLPSARSLLGTALALVTLLASAPPAAASLSSQPAGSPRPVVTLAQGGAVRGQSRDGAQEFLGVPYAAPPVGDARLRAPAPPPRRHGVREATRQAPACLQFSPFGLSDPAAAGEDCLYLDVYRPRTARPGARLPVIVWMHGGAYSQGTGTQFGGRTMADLTQSVVVSINYRLGQLGYLALPELGRENALRSGSFGLMDQVAALRWTRENIGAFGGDPGNVTISGQSAGSGSVCALLAAPSAAGLFHRAVLQSGPCTLLGTPDSADAEAQARAFAARAGCTAPAEVAACLRAASGAALVEAARTLPTRGPASGDGLLPVAPAQAIGSGGWNKVPVLIGSTRSEARFFVALTQPHLTAEQYAAQVLAGYGPAGPEVLARYPVAAYGSPYLALSAVMTDSTFACHTAWTAQLFASQVPTYVYEFDDPRSPTLAGAQVPGLDESNAHSAELAYLHDFTMGERPLAPVQVALGNRMKRYWAAFARFGAPVVAGQTAWPPTGAGAATVLTLNPSATRTSTSFGADHNCAFWRTQPPRPL from the coding sequence ATGAAGAGGCCCGGCAAACGGCTGCCCTCTGCAAGGTCCCTGCTCGGTACCGCACTTGCCCTGGTGACCCTGCTCGCCTCGGCACCACCGGCCGCGGCTTCACTGTCGTCGCAGCCCGCCGGGTCGCCGCGCCCGGTGGTCACCCTCGCGCAGGGCGGCGCCGTGCGCGGTCAGTCCCGCGACGGCGCACAGGAGTTCCTCGGTGTCCCCTACGCCGCTCCCCCGGTCGGGGACGCACGGCTCCGGGCGCCCGCGCCCCCGCCCCGCCGGCACGGGGTGCGGGAGGCCACCCGGCAGGCTCCCGCATGCCTGCAGTTCTCGCCGTTCGGCCTGAGCGATCCGGCGGCGGCCGGCGAGGACTGCCTCTACCTGGACGTGTACCGGCCCCGGACCGCCCGCCCCGGAGCCCGGCTCCCGGTGATCGTCTGGATGCACGGAGGTGCGTACAGCCAGGGCACGGGCACCCAGTTCGGCGGCCGGACCATGGCCGACCTCACCCAGAGCGTGGTCGTCAGCATCAACTACCGCCTGGGACAGCTCGGTTATCTCGCGCTTCCCGAGCTCGGCCGGGAGAACGCCCTGCGCTCCGGGTCCTTCGGCCTGATGGACCAGGTCGCCGCCCTTCGCTGGACCCGGGAGAACATCGGCGCGTTCGGCGGCGATCCGGGCAACGTCACGATCTCCGGGCAGTCGGCGGGCAGCGGTTCCGTCTGCGCGCTGCTGGCCGCCCCGTCGGCCGCCGGCCTGTTCCACCGGGCCGTGCTGCAGAGCGGTCCGTGCACCCTGCTGGGTACACCGGACAGCGCGGACGCCGAGGCACAGGCACGGGCCTTCGCCGCACGGGCGGGGTGCACCGCCCCGGCCGAGGTTGCCGCCTGTCTGCGCGCCGCCTCCGGAGCGGCCCTGGTGGAGGCGGCCCGTACGCTGCCCACCCGGGGTCCGGCCTCCGGTGACGGGCTGCTGCCGGTCGCTCCCGCGCAGGCCATCGGGAGCGGTGGGTGGAACAAGGTGCCGGTGCTGATCGGGAGCACCCGTTCCGAGGCCCGCTTCTTCGTCGCCCTGACGCAGCCGCACCTGACCGCCGAGCAGTACGCGGCGCAGGTCCTGGCGGGATACGGGCCCGCCGGACCCGAGGTGCTCGCGCGCTATCCGGTCGCCGCGTACGGCTCGCCGTATCTGGCGCTGTCGGCCGTGATGACGGACTCGACCTTCGCGTGTCACACCGCGTGGACGGCGCAGCTGTTCGCGTCCCAGGTACCGACGTACGTCTACGAGTTCGACGACCCGCGGTCGCCGACGCTCGCGGGCGCGCAGGTGCCGGGCCTGGACGAGTCCAACGCGCACAGTGCGGAGCTGGCCTATCTGCACGACTTCACCATGGGCGAGCGCCCGCTGGCCCCGGTCCAGGTCGCGCTCGGGAACCGGATGAAACGCTACTGGGCGGCGTTCGCCCGCTTCGGCGCCCCTGTGGTGGCCGGCCAGACCGCGTGGCCGCCGACCGGTGCGGGAGCCGCCACGGTCCTCACCCTCAATCCGTCGGCGACGCGGACGAGCACCTCGTTCGGGGCGGACCACAACTGCGCCTTCTGGCGGACCCAGCCACCGCGGCCGCTCTGA
- a CDS encoding DUF2330 domain-containing protein, which yields MKRRIPALLFALLVTQLVALVNPAYACGCGAMIPDGQSRIGVDRETSVVRWDGRTEQIVMRFTVGGDAHRAAWIMPVPGRATVELADGKMFDELSRLTRPERKTRSYFWPRERDWPFSSRTGDTAGAPMPGSAAPPVGVVGREQLGDFDVARLTATDPDALKNWLESNGFTLPDRLATEVKPYVDQSWEYVAVRLAPRQQGKPLRGDLDPLRIRFESDRLVYPMRLSRMANTPQSLGLYVLADHRMEPATAIGGSAPKVTFAGSIEPEGGPLAELAGAGPVFLTAIDQRFPDPGRIDADHELRATAKDTPYRRAIYRDELLMVGGVPAWLLTIGAVAVAVTASAVAILRIRARRPRPAGAAAA from the coding sequence ATGAAACGAAGAATTCCGGCACTGCTGTTCGCCCTGCTCGTGACCCAGCTCGTGGCCCTGGTCAACCCCGCCTACGCGTGCGGCTGCGGGGCCATGATCCCCGACGGCCAGTCCCGGATAGGCGTCGACCGGGAGACCTCCGTCGTGCGCTGGGACGGCCGCACGGAGCAGATCGTCATGCGGTTCACCGTGGGCGGTGACGCCCACCGCGCCGCCTGGATCATGCCGGTGCCCGGCCGGGCCACGGTCGAGCTGGCCGACGGGAAGATGTTCGACGAACTGAGCCGGCTGACCCGGCCCGAACGCAAGACCCGCAGCTACTTCTGGCCGCGTGAGCGCGACTGGCCCTTCTCCTCCCGCACGGGGGACACCGCCGGAGCCCCGATGCCCGGCAGCGCGGCCCCGCCCGTCGGCGTCGTCGGCCGCGAACAGCTCGGCGACTTCGATGTCGCCCGGCTCACCGCCACCGACCCGGACGCGCTGAAGAACTGGCTGGAGAGCAACGGCTTCACGCTCCCCGACCGCCTCGCCACCGAGGTCAAGCCGTACGTCGACCAGAGCTGGGAGTACGTGGCGGTACGGCTCGCCCCCCGCCAGCAGGGCAAGCCGCTGCGGGGCGACCTCGACCCGCTGCGGATCCGCTTCGAGAGCGACCGGCTGGTCTACCCGATGCGGCTCTCCCGGATGGCGAACACACCGCAGTCCCTCGGCCTGTACGTGCTGGCCGACCACCGCATGGAGCCGGCGACCGCGATCGGCGGCTCCGCACCGAAGGTGACCTTCGCGGGATCGATCGAACCCGAGGGCGGCCCGCTCGCCGAACTGGCCGGGGCCGGGCCGGTGTTCCTCACCGCCATCGACCAGAGGTTCCCGGACCCGGGGCGCATCGACGCCGACCACGAACTGCGCGCCACCGCCAAGGACACCCCGTACCGCCGGGCGATCTACCGCGACGAGCTGCTCATGGTGGGCGGCGTCCCGGCCTGGCTCCTGACGATCGGGGCCGTGGCGGTGGCGGTGACGGCCTCGGCCGTCGCGATCCTCCGGATCCGCGCCCGCCGGCCGCGCCCCGCCGGGGCGGCTGCCGCCTGA
- a CDS encoding HAD family hydrolase, with protein sequence MSALAAVLFDMDGTLVDTEVLWWRTTEETAGGLGHRLTDADAPEVVGRAVEDTAAHLVRVSGGGDPSEVAAALTAGFFRRVEAGAPMRPGARRLLAALEAEGVPFALVSASPRVVVDSVVGGSLAHVPFAFTLSADDTARTKPHPDPYRAAAERLGFAPQACVAVEDSPDGAASAEAAGCAVLVVPSLLPVPASPPRSFAGSLENVTVARLRRCLMPGA encoded by the coding sequence GTGAGCGCCCTCGCCGCGGTCCTGTTCGACATGGACGGCACCCTCGTCGACACCGAGGTGCTGTGGTGGCGGACCACCGAGGAGACGGCCGGCGGCCTCGGCCACCGGCTCACCGACGCGGACGCGCCCGAGGTCGTCGGCCGGGCGGTGGAGGACACCGCCGCCCACCTCGTACGGGTCTCGGGAGGGGGAGACCCGTCCGAGGTGGCGGCGGCGCTCACCGCGGGCTTCTTCCGCCGGGTGGAGGCCGGGGCGCCGATGCGGCCCGGAGCCCGGCGGCTGCTGGCCGCACTGGAGGCGGAGGGCGTGCCCTTCGCCCTGGTCAGCGCCTCACCGCGGGTCGTCGTCGACTCGGTGGTCGGGGGCTCGCTGGCGCATGTCCCCTTCGCCTTCACCCTGTCGGCCGACGACACCGCCCGCACGAAGCCGCACCCGGACCCCTACCGGGCGGCCGCGGAGCGCCTGGGCTTCGCACCGCAGGCCTGCGTCGCGGTGGAGGACTCGCCGGACGGAGCCGCCTCCGCGGAGGCGGCCGGCTGCGCGGTCCTGGTGGTCCCGTCCCTGCTGCCGGTCCCGGCGTCCCCGCCGCGGAGCTTCGCCGGATCCCTGGAGAACGTCACCGTGGCCCGGCTGCGGCGCTGCCTGATGCCCGGGGCCTGA